From the genome of Marinobacter sp. F4206:
ATTCCGATTGAAGTCGACCCAGCCAAGGGTTCTTGAACGCTCCAATTTCTGCCCGCGCTTAATGAACAAAGCCATGCTGGGAACGGGCCCGGCGCGACCCTCGAGGCAGGCCAAGAAGCCATTTTCCCGGAGGTGTCGGGCCATCACGTTGCGGTCCGCAACGAATGTTGTGCTGAGTATGAAATCGCAGGCCTGGTCCAGCCCAATGGTGTCCTCGATCGCTGATACCACGACCTCAACGTTATGGATTCCAAGGCGGGAAAAACGGGTGCGGGCGGCTTCAGCTACGGCCGGATTCTTCTCAACGTAGATGACCCGTTCTGCCATTTTGGAGAGCACTGCGGCCAAGTAACCGGAGCCACCGCCGACGTGCATGACGAGCTGATCAGGTTCAATTTCCGGAATCAGGTGAAGGATGTGACCAACGGTTTCTTCGCGGGGTATGGAGTGACCGGTAATGGTTGCAACCAGATCAGAGCCGGCAACAAAATCCTTGCGGGGGACCGCAAGAAGGGCCTCATCGGCCCTCGGATAAGCACTCTTCATTGAGCAACGTTCCTAACAGCATGACATCAGGCCGCCTGACGTTTTTTCAATGCTGATACCAGCTCGGCCTCGGGGCGGGAGATCCCGCAGGTGTTCATAAGATCGTCTATATCAGCGCCAAGATCAACAAGGCGGGAGGCCTCATCGTAGGAAATCCTTAGGGGATCGTTCTGGCGCATTTCATCCAGCGTGGTCCGCAGTTCGTGGAGTTGCCGTTCACAAGCCACCAGGCGCTGGCCAACGCCGACACTGCCGCTGGTGGTCGCATGCAATTCCCTGCCGAGGATGTCGCACCGGTCCTTGAGCGAGACTTTCAGCTGGCGAATCTGGCGCCCGTGAGCGATGCCCTGGAAGAGAACCAGTGACAGGGCAGCCACAGTCAGCCCCCAGGGAAGGTAGGACGGAATTTCTGCAAACATGACGGACGTCTCCCGTGATTTATAACGAAAGGCGTCCACCCTGAGCACTGCGAGAAAGCGATTTCCCGATTACAGCGCGGCGATTTCAGCCCATTCGTTCTCTGACAACATTTTGTCGAATTCAACCAGGATGATCAGTTCACCATCCTTGTTGCACACGCCCTGAATAAACTTGGCGCTTTCCTCGTTACCCACGTTCGGTGCAGTCTCAATTTCGCTGGACTTCAGGTAGACCACCTCGGCTACCGAATCCACCAGAATACCCATGACCTGGTTGGCGGATTCCATCACCACAATCCGGGTAGCGTCGGTCACTTCCGCATCCGCCAATCCAAACCGACGGCGGGTGTCGATCACCGTGACCACATTGCCCCGCAGATTAATGATGCCGAGTACATAATCGGGAGCTCCCGGGACCGGGGCAATTTCCGTGTATCTCAGCACTTCCTGGATCTGCATGACATTCAGACCATAGGTCTCGTCATCCAGCCGGAAGGTCACATACTGCAGTACCTGATCGTCCTGGACCTGATTGTGTTGTCCGCTCGGGGATGCCATAGCACTGTTTCTCCTCTGTGGCTGCCCTGCGGGCAACCTGATCGTCAAAAAATCATCATCAGTGCCCAATACTATATTTATGGGCACAAACCGTGCCAGCGCGGCAAGGTTTCAATCGGTAACCGGCGTTCCCGTCAGCTCAGGTCGAGATGATGCTCTCGTTCCGCCCTGACCAGAAGGTCGGCCATGGTGCGCACATCAATCAGCGCGCACATGTGATCAATAACCGTTCCAGCCAGCCAGGGCCTCTTGCTGCGCGCCGTGCGCCAGCGTACCTCGTCCGGCCTGAGCGTGAAGGATTGGGCTACGTCGTCGCAGGCCAGCCCCCAGTCGCTGTTATCCAGGCGGATGACAAACCGGTAGTTGTCACGGGCGTTGTCCGGTACCCGCCCTGCCATGATCCATTCAGCGGTATCCACCACTCTCAGATTCTGATCACGATCAGGGCGGATACCCATGTACCAGCGGGGGCTTCCCGGAATCGGCCGGATTTCCTCTTCTACGCGGTGGATGGCCCCAAGCAGAATCAGAGGCACCGCCAGCTGCAGGCCGGCGACCGTGAAGATCAGACACTCAAACGGCGCACCGGACCATTCCGGTCGCGACGACGGCTCGGCGGTTTCAGGCTGAGGCTCGATCTCGGGACTGGCTACAACCGCAGGTTCCGGCGCCTCCACGGCCCGCGCTTCGGCAATGGCTGGTTCTGGCTTTGCCCGTTCCACCACCTTCGGGCCCGCCACAGGGGGTTCAGGTTTTGTCTCCGGAACGGCCTTTACTGGCGCCTCCGCCCGGACTTCACGTACCGGAACCTCAACCACCGACTCCTCGCGCAACGCGGTGTCGGTCGCGGTATGCAGCAGGTCGTCCAGATAACTGGCAATGGCACTGGCCGGATCAGACAACCTTGTCAAATTCTCGTCAGCCATGCTGACGCTCCTTCAGGGAGCCTCTGCGCGTAAGCAAATCATCAAGCAAATGGGAATAAGCGCGAACGCCGTGGGTTTCCGCATCAAGCGCCGACGGTACGACACCCGACTGGCTCGCATCCCGGAATTTGGTGTCCACTGGGACGGCAAAACGCCACAGGCTGTCCGAGTAGGTCTTGCGCAACAAGTTCAGGCTTTTCACCGACGCCTGGGTCCGGCGGTCGTACAGGGTCGGCACAATGGTAAAGGGCAGTTCGTTTTTCTGGGACCGCATGATCATTTTCAGGGTATGCAGCATCCGCTCAAGACCTTTGATCGCCAGAAACTCGGTCTGGACCGGAATCACCAGATGTTGAGCCGCCGCCAATGCATTGACCATCAACACACCGAGCGACGGCGTATTGTCCAGGATCACATAGTCGAAATCGTCCCATAACTGCGCCAGGGCCCGCGAGATAATCAGGCCCATACCCTCGACACCGACCATGCGGCGCTCGAGTGTTGCCAGGGCCGTGCTGGCCGGTAACAGAGACAGTCCCTGGCAGCTGGTCTCGGTGATGAGCTGGGCCGGTAGCCCCTCGGGCACCTTGCCCTCGTGCTGGAACAGGTCAAATACACTGTGGGCAATGGTATCCGGATCGTATCCAAACCAGCTCGTGAGAGACCCATGGGGATCCAGATCAACGACCAGCACGCGTTTGCCGCGCTCGGCCAGCAAACCGCCCAACGCCACCACGGATGTGGTTTTGCCCACACCGCCCTTTTGATTGGCTACAGCCCAGATTCTCACGCTTGTTTCTCCAGAGAAAACGTCATTGCAGCGGGACACACCATCGCTGCATTCCGGTTTATCGGCCAGTTCATTCCCAACTTGACCCCCGCGGGCCTGAAAAAAGGAGATGACGGCAAACGCTTGCCGGCCGGAAATTATTACCTCGGAGTAATACAGGAACCATGCCAGAACGGCTATACGAATGTGCCGTGCACCATCGCGTCAGCGCATAGCCCCTCGGACATTGGCGTCCCGGGAAATGAGGAGAACAACTCGGCGATTTCGCCTTCGGCCTTCGTCGGTATCGTTGCGGGCCACCGGCTGAAACCGGCCATAGCCGACAGCCGCCAGGCGCTCCGGTTCGATACCTTCCATGGTCAGCATCCTTACCACCGCGGCAGCCCTGGCCGCTGAAAGCTCCCAGTTGGAGGGAAAACGCGAAGTACTGATGGGCTGGTTATCCGTGAATCCTTCCACTTTGACCGCGTTATCACGATCACGCAGGACTCTGGCGATCTTACTGACTACGTCAAAGGCATCGTAATGCGGCTCTGCATCGCCGCTTCCGAACAAAAGACTGTTAGGCAGATTCAGCTCCAACCAACGATCGCTGGTTTCCAGCGTCACCACGCCCTGATCAATCAGTTCGTCGAACTCCAGGGTCAGCTGATCGGCCATGGCCCGAAGCGCTTCGGTCCTGGCCTCGGCGTCCCGTTCGCTGTTGCGGGGCGCCTCCGTAACCGCCGGCGGAATCACCGCATCGGAGGGCGCGTCGACCGACTGCGACGGTCGGTCCCCCACCTCAATGGGTTTTACCGATCGTTGCGGCGCATTGAACACTCCGGTCAGGGTCTCGGAGAGTACCTTGTACTTACCCTCGTTCACCGAGGAAACGGAATACATGACGACGAAAAAGGCGAAAAGCAGGGTGATGAAATCCGCATAGGAAATCAGCCAGCGCTCTTTATTGTGGAGATCCTCCTGGGGTTGCCTACGGCGCCGCATAAGATGCCCTGACCATGATTGCTACAGGAAGCCCCGTAGTCGCATTTCAATGGATTTCGGGTTTTCACCGTCGGCGATGGCAATAATGCCATCGATCATCATGTCCTGGTATCGGGTGCGCTCCCGAACGATGCCGCGGAGCTTGTTTGCAACCGGGAAAAACAGCAGGTTCGCCAGGGCGACGCCATAGATCGTGGCGACAAACGCCGTCGCAATGCCGCTCCCCAGGGACTGCGGATCCTCCAGATTGGTCATCACCTGGATCAGGCCCATAACCGCACCAATGATGCCGATGGTGGGCGAATAACCGCCCATGGCCTCAAACACCCGCGCTGATTCCAGATCCCGTTGTTCCCGGGACTCCAGATCCACTTCCATGATACTGCGGATGGTCTCGGTCTCCGCTCCGTCGACCAGCAGTTGCAAGCCCTTCTGGGCAAACAGTTCAGGTTCGCGCTCGGCGAGCCCCTCAAGACCGAGCAGGCCTTGCTTGCGGGCTTTCACGCTCCAGTCAATAACTTTGCCGATGCCATCCTCCATGCTGATGAACGGGGGCACGAAGACCCAGCGAGCCTGCCCAAATGCCCGCTTCAGAACGGGCCAGGAGGTCTGCAGAATGGTCGCGGCCAGGGTACCACCAACAACAATCAGTGCTGCCGGCCCATTAAACAGCGAGCTGAGCGCCCCACCCTCAAGCAGGTTGCCGCCAAGGATGGCGGCAAAGGCCAGCATGATGCCCAGCAGGCTCAGAATATCCATCAGGCGACACCTTCCTTCAGTCGCGGTCCGATCTCCTCCAGCGCCAAAACCTCGTCGCTGAGGCCAGCCCGGGCCACGGCCATTGGCATGCCGTAGATGACCGAGGTCTTCTCGTCCTGGGACCAGATGTCAGAGCCGGTCTGTTTCATCATCCGACAACCATCCTTACCATCCGAACCCATACCAGTCAGGATCACGCC
Proteins encoded in this window:
- a CDS encoding DUF2802 domain-containing protein, producing MFAEIPSYLPWGLTVAALSLVLFQGIAHGRQIRQLKVSLKDRCDILGRELHATTSGSVGVGQRLVACERQLHELRTTLDEMRQNDPLRISYDEASRLVDLGADIDDLMNTCGISRPEAELVSALKKRQAA
- a CDS encoding chemotaxis protein CheW, which codes for MASPSGQHNQVQDDQVLQYVTFRLDDETYGLNVMQIQEVLRYTEIAPVPGAPDYVLGIINLRGNVVTVIDTRRRFGLADAEVTDATRIVVMESANQVMGILVDSVAEVVYLKSSEIETAPNVGNEESAKFIQGVCNKDGELIILVEFDKMLSENEWAEIAAL
- a CDS encoding chemotaxis protein CheW, with product MADENLTRLSDPASAIASYLDDLLHTATDTALREESVVEVPVREVRAEAPVKAVPETKPEPPVAGPKVVERAKPEPAIAEARAVEAPEPAVVASPEIEPQPETAEPSSRPEWSGAPFECLIFTVAGLQLAVPLILLGAIHRVEEEIRPIPGSPRWYMGIRPDRDQNLRVVDTAEWIMAGRVPDNARDNYRFVIRLDNSDWGLACDDVAQSFTLRPDEVRWRTARSKRPWLAGTVIDHMCALIDVRTMADLLVRAEREHHLDLS
- a CDS encoding ParA family protein, whose amino-acid sequence is MRIWAVANQKGGVGKTTSVVALGGLLAERGKRVLVVDLDPHGSLTSWFGYDPDTIAHSVFDLFQHEGKVPEGLPAQLITETSCQGLSLLPASTALATLERRMVGVEGMGLIISRALAQLWDDFDYVILDNTPSLGVLMVNALAAAQHLVIPVQTEFLAIKGLERMLHTLKMIMRSQKNELPFTIVPTLYDRRTQASVKSLNLLRKTYSDSLWRFAVPVDTKFRDASQSGVVPSALDAETHGVRAYSHLLDDLLTRRGSLKERQHG
- the motD gene encoding flagellar motor protein MotD, yielding MRRRRQPQEDLHNKERWLISYADFITLLFAFFVVMYSVSSVNEGKYKVLSETLTGVFNAPQRSVKPIEVGDRPSQSVDAPSDAVIPPAVTEAPRNSERDAEARTEALRAMADQLTLEFDELIDQGVVTLETSDRWLELNLPNSLLFGSGDAEPHYDAFDVVSKIARVLRDRDNAVKVEGFTDNQPISTSRFPSNWELSAARAAAVVRMLTMEGIEPERLAAVGYGRFQPVARNDTDEGRRRNRRVVLLISRDANVRGAMR
- a CDS encoding flagellar motor protein, which codes for MDILSLLGIMLAFAAILGGNLLEGGALSSLFNGPAALIVVGGTLAATILQTSWPVLKRAFGQARWVFVPPFISMEDGIGKVIDWSVKARKQGLLGLEGLAEREPELFAQKGLQLLVDGAETETIRSIMEVDLESREQRDLESARVFEAMGGYSPTIGIIGAVMGLIQVMTNLEDPQSLGSGIATAFVATIYGVALANLLFFPVANKLRGIVRERTRYQDMMIDGIIAIADGENPKSIEMRLRGFL